Proteins from a single region of Argiope bruennichi chromosome 6, qqArgBrue1.1, whole genome shotgun sequence:
- the LOC129971734 gene encoding eukaryotic translation initiation factor 3 subunit J-like, giving the protein MADADADWENEDFEPVLKKPVISDKWEGEDEDDDVKDNWDDEEEEGKEEKPEQNMVAVQAKKKKSLAQIIAEKEEKKRKEMEEKMKLLEVNKKELTPEERVAHKLKQQKLQEEADLQLAKETFGVTTDTVTSIDQMNPSSKEDFDNYRKLLVEKITQSESSPHFIIFLEDLCRDLCINLSPDDIKKITSALNALANEKVKAQKAKAGKKKSSKKASLNIGRDDFTIVDYADEFEDCI; this is encoded by the exons ATGGCGGACGCCGATGCTGACTGGG aaaatgaGGATTTCGAGCCCGTGTTAAAAAAGCCAGTAATCTCTGACAAATGGGAAGGTGAAGACGAAGATGATGATGTAAAG GATAACTGGGACgatgaagaagaagaaggaaaagaagaaaaacctGAACAAAACA tggTTGCTGTACAGgctaagaaaaagaaatctttagcTCAAATAATAgcagaaaaagaagagaaaaagagaaaagaaatggaGGAGAAAATGAAACTG TTAGAagtaaataagaaagaattaacGCCAGAAGAAAGGGTGGCGCACAAACTGAAGCAACAAAAACTCCAAGAAGAGGCTGATCTACAACTAGCAAAAGAGACATTTG gTGTAACAACAGACACAGTCACAAGTATAGACCAAATGAATCCTTCTTCAAAAGAAGATTTCGATAATTATAGGAAACTTCTTGTAGAAAAAATTACACAGAGTGAG AGCTCaccacattttattattttcctggAAGATCTATGTAGAGACCTATGTATAAATC tTTCCCCAgatgatataaagaaaataacaagCGCTCTTAATGCATTAGCTAACGAAAAAGTAAAAGCTCaaaag gcTAAAGCTGGCAAAAAGAAGTCTTCTAAAAAGGCATCTCTAAATATAGGTAGAGATGACTTTACAATAGTAGATTACGCAGATGAATTTGAAGACTGCATTTGA